Sequence from the Candidatus Eisenbacteria bacterium genome:
CTTCTTTCCCGGCGCCAAGATCGGGGTTTTGGGCCAGAACGGGGCCGGGAAAAGCACACTCCTCCGAATCATGGCAGGGGTGGAGGAGCCGACGAGCGGTGAGGCGCGCCCCGCGAAGGGGATCCGCGTCGGCTTCCTGCCGCAGGAACCGGTCCTCGATCCCAAGAAGGACGTGCGCGGGAACATCGAGGAGGGCGTCGCGGAGACCCGCGCGCTGCTCGACCGGTTCAACCAGCTAAACGTGAAATTGGGCGAGAGCCTCTCCGAGACCGAGATGGAGAAGGTCCTTGAGGAGCACGGCCGCGTGATGGCCGAGATCGAGATGAAGAACGCGTGGGAGCTGGATCGGACGCTCGAGATCGCGATGGACGCGCTACGGGTTCCGCCGGGGGACGCCGACGTGAAGACGCTCTCCGGCGGAGAACGGCGTCGGGTCGCGCTCTGCCGGCTCCTGTTGACGCGCCCCGACCTGCTCCTGCTCGATGAGCCGACGAACCACCTGGACGCGGAGTCGGTCGCGTGGCTCGAGCGGTTTCTCCACGAATATCCCGGGACGGTCGTCGCGGTCACGCATGACCGGTACTTCCTGGACAACGTGGCGGGCTGGATCCTGGAGCTCGACCGCGGTCAGGGAATCCCGTGGGAGGGAAACTATTCCTCCTGGCTCGATCAGAAACGCCAGCGGCTCGCGCTCGAGGAGAAAGCGGAGTCGGCCCGGCAACGGACCCTCGGCCGCGAGCTCGAGTGGATCCGGATGTCTCCGCGCGCGCGGCAGGCGAAGAGCAAGGCCCGCGTCACCGCTTACGAAGAGCTCTTGAGGCAGGAGGGCGAGAAGCGAAGCGAGATCGCCGAGATCTCGATCCCCGCGGGGCCGCGGCTCGGGAGCCTCGTGGTCGAGGCCAAGGAGCTCTCGAAGGGCTATGGCGACCGCGTCCTCATCGACGGGCTCACCTTCCACCTCCCTCCCGGCGGCATCGTGGGGATCATCGGCCCGAACGGCGCCGGTAAGACGACGCTCTTCCGGCTCATCGCCGGTCTCGAGAAGGCTGATGCGGGAATGATCCGCGTCGGCGACACCGTCCAGATTGCCTACGTGGACCAATCCCGGGACAGCCTCGACGGTGCCAAGAACGTGTGGGAGGAGATCTCGGGAGGCCAGGATCTGATCGAGCTCGGTCCACGAAGTGTTCCCTCGCGCTCCTACGTCGCATCGTTCAACTTCAAGGGTGCCGATCAGCAGAAGCTCGTGAAAAACCTCTCCGGCGGAGAGCGGAACCGCGTCCACCTGGCGAAGCTCCTGCGCTCCGGGGGCAACCTGCTTCTGCTCGACGAGCCGACCAACGACCTGGACGTCGATACGCTCCGCGCGCTGGAGGAGGCTGTCCTGGGGTTTGCCGGATGCGTCTGCGTGATCAGCCACGACCGCTGGTTCCTGGATCGGATCGCCACCCACATGATCGCCTTCGAGGAAGACGGGAGCACGGTCTGGTTCGAGGGCAACTTCCAGGACTACGAAGCCAACCGCCATATGCGGCTGGGGGCCGCCGCGGATCAGCCCCACCGGCTCAAGTACAAGAAGCTGGTTCGGGAGTAGAGCCCGCCTATCCTCTTCTCAAGTAGCTGCTGAATAATGCGTTAACCGCCCCGGATTTCCCTTGAATCCTTTGCTATCATGCCGATATCATAATGACATCACGACGGTCGCCACGGTGGCGGCCGCCGAAACCGGAAAAGAGGATCTGCCATGACGAAGGATCGCGAGGTATCGGCCCTGGCCGGGGCGCTGGGCCTTACGGTGACGATTGCCCTCATCGCCTCCACCATCTACATGACGGTCGGCGCGGTCGCGCAGGGGCGACCCCTTCTGCTCCTGACCGTGGTGGCTCCGCTCGCCGTCCTGAGCTTCCTCTCGGCGGCGGGCCTCTTCACGGTCCAGCCCAACCAGGCCGTGGTCCTGATTCTCTTCGGAAGCTACGTCGGGTCGGTGAAGCGGAGCGGATGGTGGTGGACCAACCCGTTCAATACGCGGAAGGGCATCTCCCTTCGCGTGCGAAGCCTGAACGGGCACATGATCAAGGTGAACGACCATGCCGGAAACCCGGTGGAGATCGCCGCCGTGGTGGTCTGGAGGGTGCACGACGCCGCGCAAGCGACGTTCGACGTGGAGACCTTCGAGGATTTCGTCTCGGTCCAGAGCGAGACCGCGGTCCGCCACCTGGCGAGCGCCTATCCCTACGACGAGTACGATCACGACACGATCTCGCTCCGGGGAAGCACCGACAAGGTCTCGGAGTTCCTCCGCGTCGAGCTCTC
This genomic interval carries:
- a CDS encoding SPFH domain-containing protein, whose product is MTVGAVAQGRPLLLLTVVAPLAVLSFLSAAGLFTVQPNQAVVLILFGSYVGSVKRSGWWWTNPFNTRKGISLRVRSLNGHMIKVNDHAGNPVEIAAVVVWRVHDAAQATFDVETFEDFVSVQSETAVRHLASAYPYDEYDHDTISLRGSTDKVSEFLRVELSERLRPAGVEIIEARLSHLAYAPEIAGAMLQRQQASAIIAARQRIVDGAVGMVEMALDRLSANKVVTLDDERKAAMVSNLLVVLCGERAAMPVLNTGTLHN
- the ettA gene encoding energy-dependent translational throttle protein EttA; amino-acid sequence: MAPQYIFTMVNLGKVHPPNKEVLKGIYLSFFPGAKIGVLGQNGAGKSTLLRIMAGVEEPTSGEARPAKGIRVGFLPQEPVLDPKKDVRGNIEEGVAETRALLDRFNQLNVKLGESLSETEMEKVLEEHGRVMAEIEMKNAWELDRTLEIAMDALRVPPGDADVKTLSGGERRRVALCRLLLTRPDLLLLDEPTNHLDAESVAWLERFLHEYPGTVVAVTHDRYFLDNVAGWILELDRGQGIPWEGNYSSWLDQKRQRLALEEKAESARQRTLGRELEWIRMSPRARQAKSKARVTAYEELLRQEGEKRSEIAEISIPAGPRLGSLVVEAKELSKGYGDRVLIDGLTFHLPPGGIVGIIGPNGAGKTTLFRLIAGLEKADAGMIRVGDTVQIAYVDQSRDSLDGAKNVWEEISGGQDLIELGPRSVPSRSYVASFNFKGADQQKLVKNLSGGERNRVHLAKLLRSGGNLLLLDEPTNDLDVDTLRALEEAVLGFAGCVCVISHDRWFLDRIATHMIAFEEDGSTVWFEGNFQDYEANRHMRLGAAADQPHRLKYKKLVRE